The Clostridioides difficile genome has a segment encoding these proteins:
- a CDS encoding DUF4132 domain-containing protein: protein MSERTRVEKNPKIIEDFKQNFTKSSSKPYYDLAKALWDCVKDESYYYDVKDENKFLDMIKKYYNCYYYEIESVDTLLSGPLKNALELMFTPEQVEELCQLIKRRMNYTYSGGYYRKGYRSNRLKDYFRNMIRLISYYVSLIHYDFSVLDYLTLPDKVLQYDYIMSDKIALEIDKGNNDVINALEEVIFGENQTALLTRQMIIGIMKSHSEKCYEMLSKLLLAAKQQEGLRQQIVESLDEGTIPASIYMLKTILDNNLERFSSVIRALDTWTGLGFSDQKPGVVRKCLELSYKSLTDEQFRMESINSNDNLEIYFALWATATYNIYDAYSLIEKLLSYDEKYKKLVSLYFLSNTESTYFKHSVASKNIKGDDLEILAWVVRNFYVESSVGYYYNWQNRTVDFDLSDSPIDKDFETRKEQFENLKHTLELLNSKTKEFSGSVFPWSWVEISSHNILRCMMTLTAYDMNSQFMDVLMDNCYLMSSDLRASLIANFINEPKTDKQRSFLLECLSDKSVSNREIVLSLLKKLDLSDVELDKINNLLALKTSSIRQTVIKILLEQDDLKLENIASSLIKSSNSQKCLGGLEIVNLLKDNTDRQEIYNKLILLVESVDKSKKNTSQVQILIDNLLGKAKNDYCKENGFGIYNPENKVQIPEQFDFKYDSSSPSKLNKIISNLSLSSNEDSVSISTKKEAKKILDVDINKILKIYEKFDELIIENADYEYEVERWSGNVDKVLLGYSTYNLTPIKRITGNNKDTIDNYPLAELWRETSKKLHLDYKTILDILFYSIRPCSYHEIEKSWFSSIYSNVLDEKKQKKLYSKLDKLKFDVLTRRILAVLLNEFDQKEIFEYCLDTYYKLRNLLTTEQCKKQRVEFTKNYYRQNEYCPALDAPILNYWLGKAHSFIYDDISFTKFFYTTFANYQLLEYKFPFYANIDIFARAYELGLMTEEQINREMVTGYNATNIIRILTNPRWGGDTLEKHPWLEKNIKTVTNRIIEIESRRGDMPTEVSHLADNIQHFEGMNYFVNILVALGKETFQRGYSYGSNYSKKDVLSSLLKNCYPTKEDDSKELKNLLKTTDITELRLIEAAMYAPQWVNIIEKYLNWKGLKSTIWYFHAHINEGFSAQKESEVAIFSPISPQSFMDGAFDVDWFLDSYKTIGEERFNILYKSAKYITSGGNSHRRAQLYADATLGKLDKDMLMKEIETNRNQDKLRSFSLLPMKKGDLKEATFRYEFIQKFAKESKQFGAQRRESESKACAIAMENLARSAGFEDINRMMWALETEKLNEVAHIFKPKNIDGTSLWIDVDEKGKTSIKVQKGDKALKSVPKALAKHPYVLELKSVQKDLKSQYSRAKQSLEQAMKNETVFTVKEISNIYKNPVICPLVKNLVWVCDDTIGYIYNDKSKFFICDTTGEPYRLTTKNKLKLAHPVHLFESGKWSEFQHDLFNKQIVQPFKQVFREYYRINADELSEKTISRRYAGHQVQPKKTVALLRNQLWTVDYEEGLQKVFYKENIVAKMFALADWFSPADIEPPTIETVEFFNRKTYKSLELASIPPILFSEVMRDIDLVVSVAHAGGVDPETSHSTVEMRITIAKELLLLLKINNVNFEGSHALITGNLGEYSVHMGSGIVHKKGMGALNILPVHSQSRGKIFLPFADEDPKTAEIMSKILLLAEDNKIKDPSILSNL, encoded by the coding sequence ATGTCAGAACGTACTAGAGTAGAAAAAAATCCTAAAATAATTGAAGATTTCAAGCAAAACTTTACTAAATCTTCTTCAAAACCATATTACGATTTAGCTAAAGCTCTTTGGGATTGTGTAAAAGATGAATCATACTATTATGATGTAAAAGATGAAAATAAGTTCTTAGATATGATAAAAAAATACTATAATTGTTATTACTACGAAATTGAAAGTGTAGATACTTTACTCTCTGGTCCTTTAAAAAATGCATTAGAATTAATGTTTACTCCTGAGCAAGTAGAAGAACTTTGCCAATTAATTAAAAGAAGAATGAATTATACATATTCAGGAGGATACTACCGTAAAGGATATCGCTCAAATAGACTTAAAGATTATTTTAGAAATATGATAAGACTTATATCATATTATGTTAGTTTGATTCATTATGATTTTTCTGTATTAGATTATCTTACACTTCCAGATAAAGTTCTTCAATATGACTATATAATGAGTGATAAAATCGCACTAGAAATAGACAAAGGAAATAATGATGTAATCAATGCTTTAGAGGAAGTAATCTTTGGAGAAAATCAGACTGCCCTACTTACTAGACAAATGATAATTGGTATTATGAAAAGTCATAGTGAAAAGTGCTATGAAATGCTTTCTAAGCTTCTTTTGGCAGCTAAACAACAAGAAGGCCTTAGACAACAAATTGTAGAAAGCCTAGATGAAGGTACAATTCCTGCATCTATATATATGTTAAAAACTATCTTAGATAACAATTTAGAAAGATTTAGTTCTGTTATAAGAGCTTTAGATACATGGACAGGGCTTGGGTTTTCAGACCAAAAACCTGGAGTAGTTCGTAAGTGTCTAGAACTTTCATATAAATCATTGACTGATGAACAGTTTCGTATGGAGTCAATTAACAGCAATGACAACCTTGAGATTTATTTTGCTTTATGGGCAACTGCCACTTACAATATCTATGATGCCTACTCTCTTATTGAAAAATTACTTTCATATGATGAAAAATACAAAAAACTTGTATCACTTTACTTCTTATCAAATACAGAAAGTACATATTTTAAGCACTCTGTTGCATCTAAAAATATTAAAGGTGACGATTTAGAGATACTTGCATGGGTAGTTAGAAACTTCTATGTAGAAAGCTCTGTTGGTTACTACTATAATTGGCAAAACAGAACGGTTGATTTTGACTTATCAGATTCTCCTATTGATAAAGACTTTGAAACTAGAAAGGAGCAATTTGAAAATCTAAAACATACTTTAGAACTTTTAAATTCAAAAACTAAGGAATTTTCTGGAAGTGTATTCCCATGGTCTTGGGTTGAAATTTCTTCTCACAATATACTTAGATGCATGATGACATTAACAGCATATGATATGAATTCTCAATTTATGGATGTTCTAATGGACAACTGTTATCTTATGAGTTCGGACTTGAGAGCTTCACTTATAGCTAATTTTATAAATGAACCAAAAACGGATAAACAGCGTAGTTTCTTATTAGAATGCTTGAGCGATAAGAGTGTTTCCAATAGAGAAATTGTATTAAGTTTACTTAAAAAACTCGACTTATCAGATGTAGAATTAGACAAAATAAACAACTTACTTGCTTTAAAAACAAGTTCCATCAGACAAACAGTAATAAAGATTTTACTTGAACAAGATGATTTAAAACTAGAAAATATTGCTTCTTCTCTAATAAAATCTTCAAATTCTCAAAAATGTCTTGGAGGACTTGAAATTGTAAACTTATTAAAAGACAATACTGATAGACAAGAGATATATAATAAACTTATTTTATTAGTAGAAAGTGTTGATAAGTCTAAAAAGAATACATCTCAAGTTCAGATATTAATTGATAATTTATTAGGAAAAGCAAAAAATGATTATTGTAAAGAAAATGGATTTGGTATATACAATCCTGAAAATAAAGTTCAAATTCCTGAACAATTTGATTTTAAATACGACTCTTCTAGTCCATCAAAACTGAATAAGATTATTTCCAATTTAAGTTTGTCTTCTAATGAGGATTCTGTTTCTATATCAACTAAAAAAGAAGCTAAAAAGATTCTCGATGTAGATATAAATAAAATATTAAAAATATATGAAAAATTTGATGAACTTATTATTGAAAATGCAGATTATGAATATGAAGTAGAAAGATGGTCAGGTAACGTAGATAAAGTACTTTTAGGTTACTCTACATATAATTTAACTCCTATTAAACGTATAACTGGAAATAATAAGGATACTATTGATAATTATCCATTAGCTGAGCTTTGGAGAGAAACTAGTAAGAAACTCCATTTAGATTATAAAACAATCCTTGATATTTTATTTTATAGTATACGCCCATGTTCTTATCACGAAATAGAAAAAAGTTGGTTTTCATCTATATACTCAAATGTACTTGATGAAAAAAAACAAAAGAAATTATATTCAAAATTAGATAAATTAAAATTTGATGTTCTTACAAGAAGGATACTTGCAGTATTACTAAATGAATTTGACCAGAAAGAAATTTTTGAATACTGTTTAGATACATACTACAAACTTAGAAACCTATTAACTACTGAACAATGTAAAAAACAAAGAGTTGAATTTACTAAAAACTACTATAGACAAAATGAATACTGCCCTGCTTTAGATGCCCCAATTTTGAACTATTGGCTTGGAAAGGCACATTCATTTATTTATGATGATATTTCTTTTACTAAGTTCTTCTATACTACATTTGCAAATTATCAACTTTTAGAATATAAATTCCCATTTTATGCTAATATAGATATATTTGCTCGTGCATATGAATTGGGATTAATGACTGAGGAACAAATCAATCGAGAAATGGTAACTGGATACAATGCAACAAATATAATACGAATTTTAACAAATCCTAGATGGGGTGGTGACACATTAGAAAAACATCCATGGCTTGAAAAAAATATAAAAACTGTTACAAATAGGATTATAGAAATTGAATCACGTAGAGGTGATATGCCAACAGAAGTTTCTCATCTAGCTGATAATATACAACATTTTGAAGGTATGAATTATTTTGTAAATATCTTAGTTGCTCTTGGTAAAGAAACTTTCCAGAGAGGATATTCATATGGCAGTAATTATTCAAAAAAAGATGTTTTGAGTTCTCTACTTAAAAATTGTTATCCTACTAAAGAAGATGACTCTAAAGAATTAAAAAATTTACTTAAAACTACTGATATTACTGAATTAAGATTAATAGAAGCTGCTATGTATGCTCCCCAATGGGTCAACATAATTGAAAAATATTTAAACTGGAAGGGTCTAAAGAGTACAATTTGGTATTTCCATGCACATATAAATGAAGGCTTCTCTGCTCAAAAAGAATCGGAGGTTGCTATATTCTCTCCTATATCTCCACAGAGCTTCATGGATGGAGCATTTGATGTAGATTGGTTCTTGGATTCATATAAAACTATTGGAGAAGAAAGATTCAATATCCTTTACAAATCAGCTAAATACATAACTAGTGGTGGAAACTCTCACAGACGTGCACAACTTTATGCTGATGCTACTCTTGGAAAACTTGATAAAGACATGCTGATGAAGGAAATTGAAACAAATAGAAATCAAGATAAATTGAGAAGTTTCTCTTTACTTCCTATGAAAAAGGGTGACCTTAAAGAAGCAACTTTCCGTTATGAGTTTATTCAAAAGTTTGCCAAAGAAAGCAAACAATTTGGTGCACAACGTCGTGAAAGTGAATCAAAAGCTTGTGCAATAGCAATGGAAAACTTAGCTAGGAGTGCTGGTTTTGAAGATATTAATCGTATGATGTGGGCTCTTGAAACGGAAAAACTGAATGAGGTTGCTCATATATTTAAACCAAAAAATATTGATGGGACTTCACTTTGGATAGATGTTGATGAAAAAGGAAAAACATCTATAAAAGTCCAAAAAGGTGATAAGGCTTTAAAAAGTGTGCCAAAAGCACTTGCAAAACATCCATATGTACTTGAGCTTAAATCAGTACAAAAAGATTTAAAAAGCCAGTATTCTCGTGCAAAACAAAGTTTAGAACAAGCTATGAAAAATGAAACAGTCTTTACAGTTAAGGAAATCTCCAACATTTATAAAAACCCAGTTATTTGTCCTTTAGTTAAAAATCTAGTTTGGGTATGTGATGATACTATTGGATATATCTATAATGATAAGTCTAAGTTCTTTATTTGTGATACAACTGGTGAACCTTATAGACTAACTACAAAAAATAAATTAAAACTTGCACATCCAGTTCACCTGTTTGAATCTGGTAAATGGAGTGAATTCCAACATGACTTATTTAATAAGCAAATTGTTCAACCATTTAAGCAAGTATTCCGTGAATATTATAGAATAAATGCTGACGAGTTATCTGAAAAAACTATATCTCGTAGATATGCTGGACATCAAGTACAGCCAAAGAAAACTGTAGCACTTCTTAGAAATCAACTTTGGACTGTTGACTATGAGGAAGGTTTACAAAAAGTATTCTACAAAGAAAATATAGTAGCAAAGATGTTTGCACTTGCAGATTGGTTTTCACCAGCAGACATTGAGCCTCCAACTATTGAAACAGTAGAATTCTTTAATAGAAAGACTTATAAAAGCTTAGAATTAGCTTCTATACCACCAATTCTTTTCTCTGAGGTTATGCGTGATATAGACCTTGTTGTAAGTGTAGCTCATGCTGGTGGTGTCGACCCTGAGACAAGCCACTCTACTGTAGAGATGCGTATAACTATTGCTAAAGAACTACTATTGCTATTAAAGATTAATAATGTTAATTTTGAAGGCTCTCATGCTCTTATCACAGGCAATTTAGGTGAGTACTCTGTACATATGGGCTCTGGTATTGTACATAAAAAAGGAATGGGTGCTTTAAATATACTTCCTGTACATTCTCAAAGTAGAGGTAAGATATTTCTTCCATTTGCTGATGAAGACCCTAAGACAGCTGAGATTATGTCTAAGATATTATTACTTGCTGAAGATAATAAGATTAAAGACCCTAGTATCTTAAGTAATTTATAA
- a CDS encoding GHKL domain-containing protein has translation MENNFIVPIGILTLFIFSNLIMNKYRFYQELDILKRVLVTFFISCFVWILFMEGIQYVQLSLGYSFLLEGVLNIILFLILIMLSCYIGFKFIRLINNNNEQESKLQKLDSKINHKDNIIVKLRSQKHDYLKHLQVVYSLLNTGLSEDAKEYIMNISNSFKSKNSRYGKVSYLDAIASLKYEECLQKNISFDVYIQDFMDNLDIEPNDMSSVLLNIIDNAIESLSVIKKEKKYIRLHAYEDEFQYIISIKNNGPKIHDVESIFWDGFSTKEGQDRGYGLYLVKNILDKYDYSILVNSDDFLTEFVILIPKYY, from the coding sequence ATGGAGAACAATTTTATAGTTCCTATAGGAATACTAACTTTATTTATCTTTAGCAATCTTATAATGAATAAATATAGATTTTATCAAGAATTAGACATATTGAAAAGAGTACTGGTAACATTTTTTATATCTTGCTTTGTATGGATTTTGTTCATGGAGGGCATTCAATATGTCCAATTAAGTTTAGGATATAGTTTTTTACTTGAAGGAGTATTAAATATTATACTTTTTTTAATTTTAATTATGTTAAGTTGCTATATAGGATTTAAATTTATAAGATTGATAAATAATAACAATGAACAAGAATCCAAGCTACAAAAACTAGATAGTAAAATAAATCATAAGGATAATATAATCGTCAAATTAAGAAGTCAAAAACATGACTATTTGAAACATTTGCAAGTAGTATACTCTCTATTAAATACTGGATTAAGTGAAGATGCCAAAGAATACATAATGAATATATCAAATAGCTTTAAATCAAAAAATTCAAGATATGGAAAAGTATCCTACTTAGATGCTATAGCGTCATTGAAATATGAGGAATGCCTTCAAAAAAATATATCTTTTGATGTCTACATTCAAGATTTTATGGATAATTTAGATATTGAACCTAACGATATGAGTTCAGTACTATTAAACATAATAGATAATGCAATAGAGTCTTTGTCTGTTATAAAAAAGGAAAAGAAATATATAAGATTACATGCATATGAAGATGAATTTCAGTATATTATATCCATAAAAAATAATGGCCCTAAAATACATGATGTTGAAAGTATATTTTGGGATGGTTTTAGCACTAAAGAAGGACAAGATAGGGGTTATGGTTTATATCTAGTTAAAAATATATTAGATAAGTATGATTATAGTATACTTGTAAATAGTGATGATTTTTTAACTGAATTTGTAATCTTAATACCAAAATACTATTAG
- a CDS encoding ABC transporter ATP-binding protein: MPILETINLGKIYGKKETSVHALKDANLKINKGEFVAIIGPSGSGKSTFLHLVGGLERPSNGTIKVAGKDICCLSDKELARYRRQKVGFVFQQYNLIPVLNVKENIELPLKLDNKKVDEEYIEDLINLLGLNERKNHLPNQLSGGQQQRVAIARALSAKPSIILADEPTGNLDSKTTEEVMDLLKSSIKKYNQTLIIITHNENIARKADRIISIIDGELS; encoded by the coding sequence ATGCCTATATTGGAAACTATTAACTTAGGTAAGATTTATGGAAAAAAGGAAACATCTGTACATGCTCTAAAGGATGCAAATTTAAAAATAAATAAAGGCGAGTTTGTTGCAATAATTGGACCAAGTGGAAGTGGAAAAAGTACATTTCTACATTTAGTAGGAGGTCTTGAGAGACCAAGCAATGGCACTATAAAAGTAGCTGGTAAAGATATATGTTGTCTCTCAGATAAAGAATTAGCAAGATATAGAAGACAAAAAGTAGGATTTGTCTTTCAACAGTATAATCTAATTCCTGTATTAAATGTAAAGGAAAATATAGAATTACCACTAAAATTAGATAATAAAAAAGTTGATGAAGAATACATTGAAGACCTTATAAATTTATTGGGCCTTAACGAAAGGAAAAATCATCTTCCCAATCAATTATCTGGTGGTCAACAACAAAGAGTTGCTATTGCACGTGCTTTATCTGCAAAACCAAGTATAATCCTAGCAGATGAACCAACAGGAAATTTGGATAGTAAAACTACAGAAGAAGTTATGGATTTACTAAAAAGTTCTATAAAAAAATATAACCAAACGCTTATAATAATAACACATAATGAAAATATTGCTAGAAAAGCAGACAGAATTATATCTATAATAGATGGAGAGCTTAGTTAA
- a CDS encoding ABC transporter permease — MKDNLKIVLKYIKSYKARSLAIALSIILATSLIVGIGTLSRSAQQADVDRLKREIGTDHAYFKDIKRNQLESIKASKDIKNLGITSYYASTDVNEKLAINILHADKNYLTSHSKLIKGRFPKASNEVVVEKWVLNSMGLKPETNQDLIFKLYQKENPETFKVVGILEDRFIEKQKGKCEIFLNLNESKLDEFTAYIEFIEGSDINTNIDNIVKNAMLDEKSMGRNSMLIDSTMENGTLDDSSKYTAIAMSLFSGIVIYSIYVISIYQRIQEYGILRAIGATNFRIFKLMFYELFILALIAMPIGICTGLGGAQIFNRSAGNIKFEGNINVTPFVIPDKIILLSIACTILIILIISSFTYLKIRRISPIDAIRKTFGTDKNVTKVNSLISKLTLNISATKSISAKNIFRNKNSFIIIILSMSIGGIIVIKDNYKSSFLDVQNKSIQEQAYMNSDFILSNAYFNQTGNNTSFKDIRGFNDNQIDKIKNIDGIDKVKTASILNTRIEVDKINRLDYYEAINSTPYYKKYPLFTKNKTTGKYTLKQKLKGYNDEMIRSLEKYLVSGSINLEKMKKENLAIVYVPEISKTQKYTKTYIPGEGTPAVDIKVGDTIKVKYPKDGIDQELYETLKDNYEYLEYEFKVGAIISYTFADNGMYSGDDGVDVITSSEYLKKLTGVDKYNLVYTDLSENANNKKINKLLGKIGSEVPGTTTVDMMVEKENSDKMTSRSMIYNYGIVAVMFIISVLNIINNISYNLTSRTSEFGMLRAIGISEREFKNMILYEGILYGALSSVITIVSGLIIQFKMYYMQDFVSYGLDFSIDYKIYILVVLVNIIVGILATYIPLRKINKISIVEAINITE, encoded by the coding sequence ATGAAAGATAATTTGAAAATAGTACTAAAATACATAAAAAGTTACAAAGCTAGATCTTTAGCAATTGCTCTGAGTATAATTCTTGCTACATCACTTATTGTTGGTATTGGTACCCTCTCAAGAAGTGCTCAGCAAGCAGATGTAGATAGATTGAAAAGAGAGATTGGAACTGACCATGCATACTTTAAAGATATAAAGAGAAATCAGCTAGAATCCATAAAAGCTAGTAAAGATATTAAAAATTTGGGTATAACATCTTACTATGCATCTACAGATGTTAATGAAAAGTTAGCTATAAACATACTACATGCAGATAAAAATTACTTGACTAGTCATTCTAAACTTATAAAAGGTCGGTTTCCAAAGGCTAGCAATGAGGTAGTGGTAGAGAAATGGGTTTTAAATAGTATGGGCTTGAAACCAGAGACAAATCAAGACCTTATCTTTAAATTATATCAAAAAGAAAATCCAGAAACTTTTAAAGTTGTTGGAATACTTGAAGATAGATTTATAGAGAAACAAAAGGGTAAGTGTGAAATTTTTTTGAATCTCAATGAATCAAAATTGGATGAGTTTACAGCTTATATTGAATTTATTGAAGGCAGTGATATAAATACAAACATAGACAATATAGTAAAAAATGCTATGTTGGATGAGAAAAGTATGGGAAGAAACTCAATGCTTATAGACTCTACTATGGAAAATGGTACTTTAGATGACTCAAGTAAATATACTGCAATTGCTATGAGTCTATTTTCTGGTATTGTAATATATAGTATCTATGTTATATCAATATACCAAAGGATACAAGAATATGGTATCTTAAGAGCTATTGGAGCCACTAACTTTAGGATTTTCAAACTTATGTTTTATGAACTTTTCATACTTGCTTTGATAGCAATGCCTATAGGTATATGTACAGGTTTGGGAGGTGCACAGATATTTAATAGGTCTGCAGGAAATATTAAATTTGAAGGAAATATAAATGTTACACCTTTTGTTATTCCAGATAAAATAATTCTCTTATCAATTGCATGTACAATACTAATAATACTGATTATAAGTTCCTTTACATACTTAAAAATAAGAAGAATTTCTCCTATCGATGCTATAAGAAAAACTTTTGGAACTGATAAGAATGTAACTAAAGTTAATTCTTTAATATCAAAATTAACTTTAAATATATCAGCAACAAAATCTATATCTGCGAAAAACATCTTTAGAAATAAAAATAGCTTCATTATAATTATATTGTCCATGAGCATTGGAGGTATAATCGTCATAAAAGACAATTATAAATCTTCTTTTTTAGATGTCCAAAATAAAAGTATTCAAGAGCAGGCATATATGAATTCAGATTTTATTCTATCAAATGCTTATTTTAATCAAACTGGTAATAATACTTCTTTCAAGGATATAAGGGGTTTTAATGATAATCAGATAGACAAAATAAAAAATATAGATGGAATTGACAAAGTTAAAACTGCTAGCATCTTAAACACAAGAATAGAGGTAGATAAAATAAATAGATTAGATTACTACGAAGCTATAAACTCAACTCCTTATTATAAGAAATATCCTTTATTCACAAAAAATAAGACTACTGGAAAATATACACTAAAGCAAAAGTTAAAAGGTTATAATGATGAGATGATAAGGTCATTAGAAAAGTATTTGGTGAGTGGAAGTATAAACTTGGAAAAAATGAAAAAAGAAAACCTAGCTATAGTATATGTGCCAGAAATTTCTAAAACGCAGAAATACACAAAAACTTATATCCCTGGTGAAGGAACACCAGCTGTAGATATAAAAGTAGGTGATACTATAAAAGTCAAATATCCAAAGGATGGAATAGACCAAGAACTTTATGAAACTCTAAAAGATAATTATGAATACCTAGAATATGAATTTAAAGTTGGAGCTATCATAAGTTATACTTTTGCAGATAATGGGATGTACTCTGGAGATGATGGTGTAGATGTAATAACGAGTAGCGAATATCTAAAAAAACTAACTGGTGTAGATAAGTATAACTTAGTTTATACAGACCTTAGTGAAAATGCAAACAATAAAAAAATAAATAAACTTTTAGGTAAAATTGGAAGTGAAGTTCCTGGAACTACAACAGTAGACATGATGGTAGAAAAAGAAAACTCTGATAAGATGACATCTAGATCCATGATTTATAATTATGGAATAGTAGCAGTGATGTTCATAATTAGTGTGCTTAACATAATAAACAACATAAGTTATAACTTAACCTCAAGAACTAGCGAATTTGGAATGTTAAGGGCTATTGGTATCTCTGAGAGAGAATTTAAAAATATGATACTTTATGAAGGAATATTATATGGAGCACTCTCAAGTGTAATTACCATCGTGTCAGGACTTATAATACAATTTAAAATGTATTACATGCAGGATTTTGTATCATATGGATTAGATTTTTCAATAGATTACAAAATATATATACTAGTTGTTTTAGTAAATATAATTGTAGGTATTCTAGCTACATATATTCCATTAAGGAAAATAAATAAAATTAGTATAGTTGAAGCTATAAACATCACAGAATAG
- a CDS encoding LytTR family DNA-binding domain-containing protein, which produces MIKVLICDDDKIVRDDIANIVKESGYVDYVKKVKDGIEAIEFIKNEKIDLLIIDIDMPYKNGIDSAKEILSIDKDIHIVFVTGFADYSLESFKVHPIDFIVKPFKKEKILDSINIAIDHINSHKIAKNNFIEDTLFVYKIRKQIHMINFDDIVMFEKNSRAINLHTKDEDIIKFYENFDDLKKRLPPNFFMTHRQYIVNLRLIHKIIPINKSSLEIRFINFQENAILNKSLEKDFLYRFYRVKRF; this is translated from the coding sequence GTGATAAAAGTTTTGATTTGCGACGATGATAAAATTGTAAGAGATGATATAGCAAATATAGTTAAAGAGTCTGGATATGTGGATTATGTTAAAAAAGTTAAGGATGGTATAGAGGCAATTGAATTTATAAAAAATGAGAAAATAGACTTATTGATTATTGACATTGACATGCCATATAAAAATGGGATTGATTCTGCTAAAGAAATTCTTTCTATAGATAAAGATATACATATAGTATTTGTAACAGGTTTTGCTGATTATAGTCTAGAAAGTTTTAAAGTGCATCCCATAGATTTTATAGTTAAGCCCTTTAAAAAAGAGAAAATACTTGATTCAATTAATATAGCCATAGACCATATCAACTCTCATAAAATTGCTAAGAATAATTTTATAGAAGATACTCTTTTTGTATATAAAATAAGGAAGCAGATTCACATGATTAATTTTGATGATATAGTTATGTTTGAAAAAAATTCAAGAGCCATTAATCTACATACTAAAGATGAAGATATAATAAAGTTTTATGAGAATTTTGATGACTTAAAAAAACGTCTACCTCCTAATTTCTTTATGACTCATAGACAATACATAGTAAATTTAAGGCTTATACATAAGATTATACCTATAAATAAATCTTCTTTGGAGATAAGGTTTATAAATTTTCAAGAAAATGCCATATTAAACAAATCTCTAGAAAAAGATTTTTTATATAGATTTTATAGGGTTAAAAGATTTTAA